tatctttaaacAATCTATTAAAGCTGTTTCTTATACAGGGAAGTAAATGTGAGTATCGTCACAGCGAGGGTGCCAGGTTTAACCCCAAGGATTGCTTGTACTGGCTAAAGGGAAACTGCTTGAATCCAAGGTGTACTTTCCGTCATCGAGTGAGTCGCTTGTTAATTACTGAATGCACGTTTAGCAGTCCACGTAATTGCATGCGTCATCACAGCTTCTTGTTTGATCGCATTAGAAATTTTGAGCACTTCAGTCATTCTTTCTATAGGCCGATGATGGAAATTACTTTTTCCTTATATTATCTTATGGTGGCAATAATCATGTGAATGTCTCGCTGAATGGTATGCCAATGTTTTCATTCAAGTATTTGAACTAACATAATCATAACCTTTGGCTTGCAGCTTGTTGTGATCTGATATAATTCTAGTTTATTGACGGATGTTTAGTTGGAGacctaatattattatttttgagtGTTTTTGTAGCCACTTGAATCGCTGTTTGGAAATCCCAGGGCCATGGCAGTGCCTGCTGAACCATCATCGTCAACAGCAGTTCAAGTTGCAGATCGTCCACCTCCTAATAATATTAACAGGAATACTACTCCCTGCTATTTTTTCATGAAGGGGAAATGCTTAAAAGGTGATGAATGTCCTTTCAGACATGGAGTTGGTACTCCATTAGACCTTCACAAGGACCAGCAAAGCACTCCTAGTGTAAGTGCTGTCAAAGCTGGCCAGTATCGGTTTCAGTCCATGGAGGAGGCCCTTGAGTATTTTAAGAAGGATAAAGAGCTTAAGGGTGAGTCTTCTCATGATCGTATAGAGGATTCTGATTTCTTCCGAGATGTAGACGAGTGTGCTGCGGCATGGCTTCAACGTGGAAGGACTTTGGATTTTCTAGATCAATGTAATGACCCCCAGTCAGATCATCAACGGGAGAAAGATCAGCACACTGAGAACAGGGAGTCTGAAATGTCCGGGAGCTTACACGGGCGGGAACAGCAAAAGACCTCCTCCGAGTGGACTTTGGACATATCAATGCTCGAGAAAGGAAAATTGAGGGAGGAGAGCTATGATGAGTTAGATGATGAACCAGTTCCAAGATCGGAGACAGATCAGCACAGGGGCTTGCACGGACGGGATGAGAAGCTTTTGGAGGGACCATCAATGCGGACGAAAAGCAAGCCGAGGGAGGAGAGCAATGATGAGTTGGATCCTTGTGATCTCCGCCATCAGTTACCGAGAGTAAGAAGACCAAAAGATTCGGGACGGGTTAGCGATCCTGATGATCGTGGCAGTCAtcgatatgttcatgatgatagtTCTCATGCTCAGCATTCACAGTGGGATCGCCAGTCTCTCGGAAGGGGAAGATCCAAAAGTATAATATCTCTGCCTACCAAATCTTCACCAGATCGACCTACTGGCTGGCCGTCTGCGATAGACACAGAcagagaaaggaaaagaagaagattatCGCCAGCCATGCTGATGAACGATCAGGAAAGCTGCGCAAGGTTGGATGCGGATTCAAGCTCCGGTGCAAAGAGGACATCTGGTGGACGGACAGCGGGAAAAGATGTTGCTTACCCTTCAGATTTTCCAGGCCCAAAGAGTCTTGCTGAGCTTAGAGGTGCAAAAGCTTCTCAGACCTCCTACGACGAGAAAAGATTAAGTTCCAGCGAAACTGCAGATCATCAGGAATATGGATCCTCCCTCTCTTTCGAAGGCCCACTGCCATTGAGTGTCATTCTCCAGAGGAAAAGAGAGGCTGCACCTGAGAAGAGTGCGATCTCAAGCAATGGGGAAGGAGATAATCAAGGAGATGCAGATGATCATGCTTGGGATCCTGCCGAGGATGGTGGGAATGTCCCTGAAGCATCCAAGGGTACGACGgttgatgaagaggaagaagagggtagGATCGCTAAGGAATTACTTGATGGTGCAGATGAAGTGGTTAATTATGAGGAGGCAGCTGAAGGCGAAGATAATGAATACGAGGTGGATGAAGATGACTTTGTCAAGATGGTAGGAGACCTATTGGTCTGAAAACAAGGTTGGCTGCTGCGTCTTACATGTCTACGGAAGACTGTAATGGTGCTGCCGACAGAGGAAGCCTTTACTTATTTCCATATGGGCACTCAATTAGAGAAGCCCAAGATGGGAAATTGGAAGCTTATGGGGCATTTTCTGAAAAATTGACCTGTATGAAGTTAATAGGAAACTGGATTATTTTGTGAACTCGGATTGTATTAGGCT
This DNA window, taken from Musa acuminata AAA Group cultivar baxijiao unplaced genomic scaffold, Cavendish_Baxijiao_AAA HiC_scaffold_963, whole genome shotgun sequence, encodes the following:
- the LOC135665238 gene encoding zinc finger CCCH domain-containing protein 32-like; the encoded protein is MSSRGGRIPSRPLAANAEALKRNVDCFYFIASPTTCTKGSKCEYRHSEGARFNPKDCLYWLKGNCLNPRCTFRHRPLESLFGNPRAMAVPAEPSSSTAVQVADRPPPNNINRNTTPCYFFMKGKCLKGDECPFRHGVGTPLDLHKDQQSTPSVSAVKAGQYRFQSMEEALEYFKKDKELKGESSHDRIEDSDFFRDVDECAAAWLQRGRTLDFLDQCNDPQSDHQREKDQHTENRESEMSGSLHGREQQKTSSEWTLDISMLEKGKLREESYDELDDEPVPRSETDQHRGLHGRDEKLLEGPSMRTKSKPREESNDELDPCDLRHQLPRVRRPKDSGRVSDPDDRGSHRYVHDDSSHAQHSQWDRQSLGRGRSKSIISLPTKSSPDRPTGWPSAIDTDRERKRRRLSPAMLMNDQESCARLDADSSSGAKRTSGGRTAGKDVAYPSDFPGPKSLAELRGAKASQTSYDEKRLSSSETADHQEYGSSLSFEGPLPLSVILQRKREAAPEKSAISSNGEGDNQGDADDHAWDPAEDGGNVPEASKGTTVDEEEEEGRIAKELLDGADEVVNYEEAAEGEDNEYEVDEDDFVKMVGDLLV